The following proteins come from a genomic window of bacterium:
- a CDS encoding HypC/HybG/HupF family hydrogenase formation chaperone, whose amino-acid sequence MCLAVPMKVVELIPPDRAVVESDGISMDISRALVDHVNVGDYVIVHAGFALEVIDLEEAEKTLATLHEIAMTAEGASPP is encoded by the coding sequence ATGTGTCTCGCGGTTCCGATGAAAGTGGTGGAGCTTATACCTCCCGACAGAGCGGTTGTCGAGTCGGACGGCATCTCCATGGACATTTCCCGTGCGCTCGTCGACCATGTGAATGTGGGAGATTATGTGATTGTTCATGCGGGTTTTGCGCTCGAAGTTATCGATCTCGAGGAAGCGGAAAAGACCCTCGCGACACTCCATGAGATTGCCATGACCGCCGAAGGGGCTTCTCCTCCGTAA
- the nifU gene encoding Fe-S cluster assembly scaffold protein NifU — translation MYSGKVMEHFENPRNVGTIENPDGIGKQGNPVCGDVMELQIKVNDGIIEEAKFRTFGCCAAIATSSMVTEMVKGKTLDEAEKISKQAVADALDGLPPAKMHCSNLAADALHDAIRDYKEKHKA, via the coding sequence ATGTATTCGGGAAAAGTGATGGAGCATTTCGAAAATCCCCGCAATGTCGGGACAATCGAAAACCCGGACGGGATCGGAAAACAGGGGAATCCCGTTTGCGGAGATGTCATGGAACTCCAGATAAAGGTGAACGATGGTATCATCGAGGAGGCGAAATTCCGGACTTTCGGGTGCTGTGCCGCTATTGCGACATCATCGATGGTTACCGAAATGGTCAAAGGCAAAACCCTGGATGAAGCCGAAAAAATCAGCAAGCAGGCTGTTGCCGATGCCCTCGACGGCCTGCCTCCGGCGAAGATGCATTGCTCCAATCTCGCGGCGGATGCCCTTCATGACGCCATACGGGATTACAAAGAAAAACACAAGGCATAA
- a CDS encoding DUF4159 domain-containing protein: protein MSDTGMPVSRFSGPSDMIDLRKLERETKKIFFLGFLVAILANAAAGAYFLFRKTEIRVVKPPMIEFIYLKPKIRRVIKVDKKYTGTRVLRRQVIHHQKPFVEINPKIVSSPVFPLNLHEFKPDIEIISSVSPLINRDYIIESMVLKEPEKQISMRDEMISMEDLDNGRYKAMVIQNPNSKQNIRGFIYIPTVWGAQLKPPDNLKRAFLNLVEAVNRYTGITARSDPHLLLDCRTLLEMPFVYITTDKAFELTEIERRNFGEYLRNGGFALLDNGSPGYDYSQAEASLRQMVRDALGSNARFLPIPNSHPLYHCYFDFDDGPPLGSEIMMESTTSTAIQGETARNATMPEPVNYLEGIWIDNRLVAIYSDKGYGNKWRYLSNNEPQLKMGVNIVVFALTQHGGIAQQKMDLFSAVR, encoded by the coding sequence ATGTCTGATACGGGAATGCCGGTTTCGCGGTTCAGCGGTCCATCGGATATGATTGATTTACGGAAACTCGAACGTGAGACCAAAAAAATATTTTTCCTCGGATTTCTCGTGGCAATTCTGGCGAACGCCGCAGCAGGGGCATACTTTCTGTTCCGGAAAACCGAAATCAGAGTAGTAAAACCGCCTATGATAGAATTCATCTATCTCAAACCGAAAATCAGACGAGTGATAAAGGTTGATAAAAAATACACAGGTACAAGGGTATTACGCCGTCAGGTAATTCATCATCAGAAACCGTTTGTTGAAATCAATCCAAAGATTGTATCCTCACCGGTATTTCCCCTGAACCTCCATGAATTCAAACCCGATATCGAAATTATATCATCCGTTTCTCCCCTCATAAACAGGGATTATATCATCGAGTCGATGGTATTGAAAGAACCGGAAAAACAGATTTCGATGAGGGATGAGATGATTTCCATGGAGGATCTCGATAATGGCCGTTACAAGGCAATGGTTATTCAGAATCCGAATTCAAAGCAGAATATCAGGGGATTTATATATATTCCCACTGTCTGGGGTGCACAGCTTAAACCGCCGGATAACCTCAAACGCGCATTTTTGAACCTCGTGGAAGCTGTCAACCGCTATACAGGTATCACTGCCCGGTCTGATCCTCATCTGCTCCTCGACTGCCGTACACTACTCGAAATGCCTTTTGTGTACATTACGACTGACAAGGCGTTCGAACTTACGGAAATCGAGCGGAGAAACTTCGGCGAATACCTCCGGAACGGTGGATTCGCTCTGCTCGATAATGGAAGCCCGGGATATGATTACAGTCAGGCGGAAGCCTCCCTGCGGCAGATGGTGCGTGATGCTCTCGGTTCGAATGCCCGTTTTCTGCCGATACCCAACTCACATCCCCTGTACCACTGTTATTTCGATTTCGATGACGGGCCTCCGCTGGGATCTGAAATAATGATGGAGTCGACAACATCAACCGCTATACAGGGGGAAACCGCCCGGAATGCAACGATGCCTGAACCGGTGAACTATCTCGAGGGAATATGGATCGATAACCGACTTGTCGCTATCTATTCCGACAAGGGGTACGGAAATAAGTGGAGATATTTATCGAACAACGAGCCGCAGCTTAAAATGGGTGTCAATATAGTGGTGTTTGCACTAACACAGCATGGTGGCATAGCGCAGCAGAAAATGGATCTTTTCTCCGCGGTCCGATGA
- a CDS encoding family 10 glycosylhydrolase, giving the protein MILKKLTQGIVLICCTALLAGGCAALRQGTASRETEKVPAPHREFRAVWVATVANIDWPSAPGLSTDDQKREIIAILDKAQSINLNAIVLQIRPQCDAFYQSAIEPWSYYLTGVQGKAPDPFYDPLAFWIEEAHNRGMELHVWFNPYRAHHPAAGEITESSVVRTHPDLVRQLKGGYYWLDPAKKGTQDHSFDVVMDVVRRYDIDGVHFDDYFYPYPSYNDGEDFPDDDTWAEYRDRGGKRSREDWRRDNVNRFIERVYKAIKKEKPFVKFGLSPFGIWRPGYPESIRGFDQYNVLYADAKLWLNRGWVDYWTPQLYWATNRIPQSYPVLLGWWVRENTRKRNLWPGLYTSTARDEKGVDEIINQIMITRGFVPGGPGNVHFSMKALLDNMGGIADSLAAGPYRAQALVPTSPWLDNRAPAAPHVTTALEGVNQVISWMPGDKEAVFRWIVYIKKGDSWNSVILNRSDRSYSFSAVSDNGLADDKQGGEKSPGITGKVSCIAVSAVDRTGNESPRTLVKFDGLP; this is encoded by the coding sequence ATGATCCTGAAGAAACTGACACAGGGTATCGTGCTCATATGCTGTACAGCGCTTCTGGCCGGTGGTTGTGCAGCGCTGAGGCAGGGTACTGCATCACGTGAAACGGAGAAAGTGCCTGCCCCGCATCGTGAATTCCGTGCGGTGTGGGTCGCCACAGTCGCCAATATCGACTGGCCGAGTGCGCCCGGCCTTTCCACCGATGATCAGAAAAGGGAAATCATCGCGATTCTTGACAAAGCGCAGAGCATCAACCTCAATGCCATAGTACTGCAGATTCGTCCGCAGTGCGACGCATTCTATCAGAGCGCAATCGAACCGTGGTCCTATTACCTGACCGGAGTGCAGGGCAAAGCTCCCGATCCCTTTTATGACCCGCTCGCTTTCTGGATCGAGGAAGCTCACAACCGCGGGATGGAGCTCCATGTCTGGTTCAATCCCTACCGTGCGCATCATCCTGCAGCAGGAGAAATCACCGAATCTTCCGTTGTCAGAACCCACCCCGACCTTGTCAGGCAACTCAAGGGAGGATACTACTGGCTCGATCCGGCAAAAAAGGGGACGCAGGATCATTCATTCGATGTCGTCATGGATGTAGTACGCCGTTATGACATCGATGGTGTCCATTTCGATGACTATTTCTACCCATATCCTTCCTACAACGACGGTGAGGATTTTCCCGACGACGACACCTGGGCGGAATACCGTGACCGGGGCGGCAAACGTTCCCGTGAGGACTGGCGACGCGATAATGTCAACCGGTTTATCGAGCGAGTGTACAAGGCCATTAAAAAGGAGAAGCCCTTTGTCAAATTCGGCTTGAGTCCGTTCGGAATCTGGCGACCCGGTTATCCCGAATCCATTCGTGGTTTCGACCAGTACAATGTTCTCTATGCGGATGCGAAGCTGTGGCTCAACAGAGGCTGGGTCGATTACTGGACCCCCCAGCTTTACTGGGCAACAAACCGGATACCGCAGAGCTACCCGGTACTGCTCGGTTGGTGGGTTCGTGAAAACACCCGGAAGCGCAACCTCTGGCCGGGTTTATACACAAGCACCGCCCGTGATGAAAAGGGTGTCGATGAAATCATCAACCAGATCATGATCACCCGTGGTTTTGTCCCCGGGGGTCCCGGCAATGTTCACTTCAGCATGAAAGCCCTGCTCGACAACATGGGCGGTATCGCCGATTCGCTTGCAGCGGGACCGTACCGTGCGCAGGCGCTTGTACCGACCTCGCCGTGGCTCGATAACAGAGCTCCCGCAGCGCCTCATGTTACAACCGCGCTCGAAGGAGTGAATCAGGTTATCTCATGGATGCCGGGCGATAAAGAAGCGGTTTTTCGGTGGATTGTGTATATAAAAAAGGGGGATTCATGGAATTCCGTGATTCTCAACCGTAGCGACCGGAGTTACTCGTTCTCCGCCGTATCAGACAACGGATTGGCCGATGATAAACAGGGCGGAGAAAAATCTCCCGGAATTACCGGTAAGGTGAGCTGTATCGCGGTTTCCGCTGTTGACCGCACGGGAAATGAAAGCCCACGGACACTAGTGAAATTCGACGGTTTACCATGA
- a CDS encoding hydrogenase maturation nickel metallochaperone HypA: protein MHELSVAAELVRNIEQYLHDRPGSRVVLVRVRIGVYSGVDEDALRRVYPVASERTCLEDSQLVIETSPPSCSCSECGMGGLTFDAIPCPRCGSFNLRLITGRELEIESVELDEEDDPVSEKKPSV, encoded by the coding sequence ATGCATGAACTTTCCGTAGCCGCCGAACTGGTACGGAATATCGAGCAGTATCTTCATGACCGTCCCGGTTCACGGGTAGTGTTGGTCAGGGTGCGTATCGGGGTCTATTCGGGAGTGGATGAAGATGCTCTCAGACGGGTTTATCCGGTGGCGTCCGAGAGAACTTGTCTCGAGGATTCTCAGCTCGTGATCGAAACATCGCCTCCCTCCTGTTCGTGCTCGGAGTGCGGGATGGGCGGGCTTACATTCGATGCCATACCATGTCCGCGCTGCGGATCGTTCAATTTGAGGCTGATAACGGGACGTGAGCTGGAAATCGAATCGGTTGAGCTTGACGAGGAAGATGACCCGGTATCTGAAAAAAAACCTTCTGTGTGA
- a CDS encoding tetratricopeptide repeat protein — MRSIIMTILAVILVLSGCSSAKYATRIHHVEVLIQNRQYDSAEKQIKGIMAYYPEKPEPFYLYGLVNYYTGNFYECLMNFDKAELFGLKNVNDLYVKKGISLYYIGNRDEAKKTLLRSLELTSTAEAQKYVGLIRYDEKDYSGAVEPLKAASAAFPHDLQIHFYLGTALFIDGRNTESLEYFKKALALDSENPLIQFMTANLYMLDGGFPQAIDLYTKIDPESPNGQQSIYNCAEAYIAVGEFNSAVQLLRYLTTRNPNDYNARYNLASALMKSEDYVSAAEILNDLYSTDSTDSRVAYNLGLAYGEIGQESLSLYYFDIAAACEPDNPLYLYAYGLELSKNGQQEKAAVRMETVLALEPENTNARNWLDNYHASAVLPNP; from the coding sequence ATGCGTTCAATAATAATGACCATACTCGCCGTAATTCTTGTTCTATCAGGGTGTTCATCCGCCAAATACGCAACAAGAATACACCATGTCGAAGTACTTATCCAAAACAGGCAGTATGATTCGGCGGAAAAACAGATCAAGGGTATTATGGCATATTATCCTGAAAAACCGGAGCCCTTTTACCTGTATGGCCTTGTCAATTATTATACAGGCAACTTCTACGAGTGTCTGATGAACTTCGATAAGGCCGAGCTGTTTGGCCTTAAAAATGTCAACGACCTGTACGTGAAAAAAGGCATATCGCTCTATTACATCGGAAACCGTGACGAAGCAAAAAAAACCCTTCTCCGCTCTCTCGAACTCACATCGACAGCGGAAGCCCAGAAATATGTCGGCCTGATCCGTTATGACGAGAAGGATTACAGCGGAGCTGTCGAGCCTCTGAAAGCGGCTTCAGCGGCTTTTCCACATGACCTTCAGATACACTTCTATCTCGGAACCGCGCTCTTTATCGACGGGCGTAATACCGAATCCCTCGAATATTTCAAAAAAGCGCTTGCCCTCGATTCTGAGAATCCCCTGATACAATTCATGACCGCGAACCTCTACATGCTCGATGGCGGATTCCCCCAGGCGATTGATCTTTATACCAAAATCGATCCTGAATCACCCAACGGACAACAGAGTATTTACAACTGTGCTGAGGCCTATATCGCGGTCGGTGAATTCAATTCCGCAGTACAGCTCCTCAGGTACCTGACGACAAGAAATCCGAATGATTACAATGCCCGCTACAATCTGGCGTCCGCACTCATGAAATCGGAAGATTATGTCTCAGCGGCGGAAATCCTCAACGACCTCTATTCTACCGATAGCACGGATTCACGGGTAGCATACAATTTAGGATTGGCGTACGGGGAAATCGGGCAGGAAAGTCTCTCTCTCTATTATTTTGATATCGCGGCTGCCTGTGAGCCGGACAACCCACTGTACCTCTATGCATACGGTCTTGAACTGTCGAAAAACGGCCAGCAGGAGAAAGCAGCCGTCCGGATGGAAACAGTCCTCGCTCTCGAGCCGGAAAACACGAATGCACGAAACTGGCTTGATAATTACCATGCCTCTGCAGTGCTTCCGAATCCGTAA
- the mnmA gene encoding tRNA 2-thiouridine(34) synthase MnmA has translation MPFPMHDFTVLSGLHPGDYPSRKVAVAMSGGVDSSLAAILLKEAGFDVIGLTMKLWDFDHSGGRGHERGCCDLSTFNDARSVAAQAEIPHYTFNMREEMERIVIGNFISEYCAGRTPNPCVLCNTAIKWHTLRTKAHAIGYDLLATGHYARIARYTDGTYSLLTGMDRAKDQSYFLWGLDSPNLASTLFPLGHFTKEKTRREALSRNLKTAGRTESQEICFIPDNDYARFLRSAVKGELPDSLTEGDILDTSGAVIGRHRGAAYYTVGQRRGMGIALGHPVYVTAVNANTNTITIGESEDLLSCSMTVSGLNWIRGFPPGKAFGCETRIRYRHKGSPAEVRLTPDGAEVTFASPQRAITPGQSAVFYDGEIVLGGGIIDTVVQRSA, from the coding sequence ATGCCGTTCCCCATGCATGATTTCACCGTGCTTTCAGGTTTACATCCCGGCGATTACCCGTCGCGTAAAGTCGCTGTGGCGATGAGCGGCGGAGTGGACAGCTCGCTTGCCGCAATTCTGCTGAAGGAAGCAGGTTTCGATGTAATCGGCCTGACCATGAAGCTGTGGGATTTCGATCATTCCGGCGGACGCGGTCATGAACGGGGATGCTGCGATCTCTCCACGTTCAACGATGCAAGATCGGTTGCGGCTCAGGCGGAAATTCCGCATTACACATTCAATATGCGCGAGGAAATGGAGCGTATCGTTATCGGGAATTTCATATCGGAATACTGCGCCGGGCGCACACCAAATCCCTGTGTCCTCTGTAATACCGCCATCAAGTGGCATACACTCAGAACAAAGGCACACGCCATCGGATACGATCTTCTCGCCACCGGACATTATGCCCGCATCGCCCGTTACACCGATGGCACATATTCCCTCCTTACGGGAATGGATCGTGCAAAAGACCAGTCCTATTTTTTATGGGGGCTCGATTCGCCGAACCTGGCATCCACCCTCTTTCCCCTTGGCCATTTTACCAAGGAAAAAACTCGCCGGGAGGCTCTCTCCAGAAATTTAAAAACGGCGGGACGTACGGAAAGCCAGGAAATATGTTTTATTCCGGACAACGATTACGCCCGTTTTCTCCGTTCGGCTGTCAAAGGCGAATTACCCGATTCGCTCACTGAAGGTGATATTCTCGATACTTCCGGCGCCGTAATCGGCAGACATCGCGGCGCTGCATATTACACAGTCGGGCAGCGGAGGGGAATGGGCATAGCTCTCGGACATCCCGTTTATGTTACAGCTGTGAATGCGAACACCAATACAATCACTATCGGTGAAAGCGAAGACCTCCTCTCCTGTTCGATGACGGTCTCCGGGTTGAACTGGATAAGGGGATTTCCGCCCGGGAAGGCTTTCGGATGCGAAACACGTATACGATACCGTCACAAAGGATCACCGGCAGAAGTCCGACTCACTCCGGATGGCGCGGAGGTCACGTTTGCATCGCCTCAACGGGCGATAACGCCGGGGCAGAGTGCGGTTTTTTACGACGGTGAAATTGTTCTCGGCGGCGGAATCATCGATACGGTCGTGCAGCGGTCAGCGTAA
- the mreB gene encoding rod shape-determining protein MreB — MNTGVSENRQRIWAIGGGKGGVGKSLLATNLSIILAELGHNVIAIDLDLGNANLHTGFGIKYPRQTLMDFLSGDVQNLNEILLDTSVYNLKFISGAGGIIGSANPWYTQKLKLMRYIEKLHADHIVLDLGAGTSYNIIDFFIGATDHIIITTPESPSIQSAFNFIRICVFRKLHSIIHSKKKLWGVLEKAKVPNLDGGIIKLKSVLEEMEKIEPASIDEFREFQQTFKPFLILNMIMKAEETKLGWGIKEVIKQYLDIDIQYAGSISFDNIIRESLSSEIPYIINAPKARPTTELFTIIPYLLGNNTDSKGIRDIIQRQVKRMSKTYNTRVVESAQMDVDPSIYVVDKVKRVESDTQKDSDGFFSFKASTWSKIAIDLGTSNTRIFVKGRGVVLNEPSLMSLDETTGKIVALGYESKAMLGRSHSGINIVAPMESGAISDYNEVKLLIQEFIKLAKRSTILIRPGVVLTIPPKLTHVEKRAVQEFIKEMGAREVHLVYEPLAAAIGSGLPVDIPKASMLVDIGGGSVSALVVSISGIVGMESERIGGNAIDNAIVRYLREVHNFYIGNQTAEWIKINFGQAYKIGRDKRFEIRGQDIEKSIPRTMYINTGEIREAISKPVNSMLKVIMQLLENVPPELSGDLVDRGMTLTGGGSLLAGLNSAITERSGIKVRIAPNAKKAAVEGAGRMLDDFKFYAKFFVDDIEDQKL; from the coding sequence ATGAACACAGGTGTATCGGAAAACAGGCAGAGAATCTGGGCGATAGGCGGCGGGAAAGGCGGGGTCGGGAAAAGTCTTCTTGCAACCAACCTGTCGATAATCCTCGCCGAACTCGGGCATAATGTCATAGCCATCGATCTTGATCTCGGAAACGCAAACCTTCATACCGGCTTCGGAATAAAATATCCCCGGCAGACTCTCATGGACTTCCTGAGCGGTGACGTTCAGAATCTCAATGAAATTCTTCTGGATACATCCGTATATAACCTTAAATTCATCAGCGGCGCCGGGGGTATTATCGGATCGGCCAATCCATGGTATACCCAGAAACTCAAGCTGATGAGATATATTGAAAAACTTCATGCCGATCATATCGTCCTCGATCTCGGAGCGGGAACCTCGTACAACATCATCGACTTTTTCATCGGCGCAACAGACCATATCATTATAACCACACCGGAATCGCCATCGATTCAGAGCGCATTCAATTTCATCAGAATCTGCGTTTTCAGAAAGCTCCATTCGATCATACATTCGAAGAAAAAGTTATGGGGTGTTCTCGAAAAGGCAAAAGTCCCGAATCTCGATGGTGGGATTATTAAACTTAAAAGCGTCCTGGAAGAGATGGAAAAAATCGAGCCGGCCAGTATCGATGAGTTCAGAGAATTTCAGCAGACATTCAAGCCTTTTCTCATACTTAATATGATCATGAAGGCCGAAGAGACAAAACTCGGCTGGGGAATAAAAGAAGTCATTAAACAGTATCTCGATATCGATATACAGTATGCGGGAAGTATTTCATTCGATAATATCATCCGTGAATCCCTTTCCTCCGAAATTCCCTATATTATCAACGCCCCGAAAGCCCGGCCAACAACGGAGCTTTTTACAATCATTCCATATCTGCTCGGTAACAACACCGATTCAAAGGGTATCAGGGACATTATTCAGCGCCAGGTCAAACGCATGAGCAAGACTTACAATACCCGGGTCGTTGAATCTGCTCAGATGGATGTCGATCCGTCCATTTATGTTGTTGATAAAGTCAAAAGGGTTGAATCGGATACCCAGAAAGATTCGGATGGATTCTTCAGCTTTAAAGCGAGTACATGGTCGAAAATCGCAATCGATCTCGGTACATCCAATACCAGAATCTTTGTAAAAGGCCGTGGAGTTGTGCTCAATGAGCCTTCTCTCATGAGTCTCGATGAAACCACGGGGAAAATCGTTGCACTCGGGTATGAATCGAAAGCGATGCTGGGACGGTCGCATTCGGGTATCAATATCGTTGCTCCCATGGAATCGGGAGCAATCTCCGATTACAATGAAGTCAAGCTCCTGATTCAGGAATTTATCAAACTGGCCAAACGGTCGACCATCCTTATACGGCCTGGGGTAGTTCTGACCATTCCCCCGAAACTCACCCATGTGGAAAAGAGGGCTGTCCAGGAATTCATCAAGGAGATGGGCGCCCGTGAGGTTCATCTTGTCTATGAACCGCTGGCTGCGGCGATCGGTTCCGGGCTGCCGGTGGATATTCCCAAGGCAAGCATGCTTGTGGATATAGGGGGCGGGTCGGTTTCGGCGCTTGTCGTTTCTATCAGCGGTATAGTTGGCATGGAATCGGAAAGAATCGGCGGTAATGCTATCGATAATGCCATTGTCCGGTATCTCAGGGAAGTGCACAATTTTTATATCGGAAACCAGACTGCTGAATGGATCAAGATTAATTTCGGGCAGGCATACAAAATCGGCCGTGACAAACGGTTCGAAATCCGCGGACAGGATATCGAGAAGAGCATTCCCAGAACCATGTATATCAATACCGGTGAGATCCGTGAGGCGATTTCAAAACCTGTCAATTCCATGCTCAAGGTGATTATGCAGCTGCTTGAAAATGTCCCGCCGGAATTGTCCGGTGATCTTGTCGACCGGGGAATGACCCTGACAGGCGGCGGTTCTCTCCTTGCCGGGCTTAACTCGGCCATAACCGAACGTTCCGGAATAAAAGTACGGATTGCTCCCAATGCTAAAAAAGCGGCTGTCGAAGGTGCGGGCCGAATGCTTGATGATTTCAAATTCTACGCGAAATTTTTTGTCGACGATATTGAGGATCAAAAGCTCTGA
- a CDS encoding IscS subfamily cysteine desulfurase, with the protein MKKRYYFDNNATTPVRPEVVEAMLPYLTELYGNASSAHAFGREARHAIEQSRETIARLIGAEPDEIYFTGCGTESDNIALAGSMMSAPKDRKGLITSKVEHSAILKTAAKLGREGFTVTFLDVDGFCRVDLDQLKEHANGGTALVSIMHANNETGVLQDIGEAAQIAHDAGALFHTDAVQSTGKIPIDVKRMGIDMLSLSGHKLNAPKGIGVLYIKKGISVTPLTYGGSHERGIRPGTENVPWIVALAKAAELAMKDMSEEAMNLSALRDRLETGIEKTIPDILFNGRDVPRLPGTSNISFPGVDGEALLFSMDLEGIAVSTGSACTTGEVEPSHVLVAMGRAPKVAQSSLRFSMGWGNTDEGVNHILKVLPPVVQRLRSISGAV; encoded by the coding sequence ATGAAAAAACGGTACTATTTCGATAATAACGCCACAACGCCGGTCCGGCCAGAAGTTGTTGAAGCCATGCTGCCATACCTTACGGAGCTTTACGGCAACGCCTCGAGCGCCCATGCTTTCGGCCGTGAAGCCCGTCATGCAATTGAACAGAGCCGTGAAACGATAGCCCGTCTTATCGGCGCCGAACCCGACGAGATTTACTTTACCGGATGCGGAACCGAATCCGACAACATAGCGCTTGCAGGCTCCATGATGTCCGCGCCGAAAGACAGAAAGGGGCTCATCACATCGAAAGTCGAACACAGCGCGATTCTCAAAACGGCCGCAAAACTTGGGCGCGAGGGTTTCACGGTCACGTTCCTCGATGTTGACGGTTTCTGCCGCGTTGATCTCGATCAGTTGAAGGAGCACGCAAACGGCGGAACCGCTCTCGTCAGCATCATGCACGCCAACAACGAAACGGGCGTGCTTCAGGATATCGGGGAGGCAGCACAGATCGCCCATGATGCGGGGGCTCTATTCCACACCGATGCCGTCCAGTCAACCGGAAAAATCCCCATCGATGTAAAAAGAATGGGAATCGATATGCTGTCCCTGTCGGGGCATAAGCTTAACGCTCCGAAAGGAATCGGAGTTCTCTATATCAAAAAGGGTATTTCGGTGACCCCGCTTACGTACGGCGGAAGTCACGAGCGTGGAATCCGTCCCGGAACCGAGAATGTGCCGTGGATTGTGGCTCTCGCAAAAGCAGCCGAGCTTGCGATGAAAGACATGTCGGAAGAAGCCATGAACCTCTCGGCTCTCCGCGACAGGCTGGAAACCGGTATCGAGAAAACAATCCCGGATATTCTCTTCAACGGGCGTGATGTCCCGAGGCTCCCGGGAACCTCGAACATATCGTTCCCCGGCGTGGATGGCGAAGCGCTTCTTTTCAGCATGGACCTCGAAGGAATTGCGGTATCCACCGGCTCGGCATGCACCACAGGTGAGGTCGAACCCTCGCATGTGCTTGTCGCAATGGGCCGGGCGCCGAAAGTTGCCCAGAGTTCCCTCCGGTTCAGCATGGGATGGGGAAATACGGACGAGGGAGTCAATCATATTCTTAAAGTCCTTCCCCCTGTTGTGCAGCGGCTCAGGAGTATTTCGGGGGCTGTCTGA
- a CDS encoding alpha/beta hydrolase translates to MTRTFRAIGFMCACVCLMYSPSINAQIVHLHDIGGDYEWLNYKVVDGAQLYMLVFKPVDHKSTDRSPAIVFIHGGGFVGGHPSFFFPHCQYFTSRGMVAFTINYRLITKKGPEGIDAVGSCVADCKSAVRYIRANAEKFGIDSDRIAVAGDSAGGHLAAALGTMKDFENPGEDTKISAMANAMILYNPAVDMNIPAFKNVFTLSEVNDDIRARYARYSPITYVAKGQPPALLMHGIDDTNVPIESAYRFAEAMKKAGNRCDMVALENTKHAFVIVGIGTEATIVNALQVTDRFLASLGYLSCEPTIEMGGRK, encoded by the coding sequence ATGACCAGAACTTTCCGTGCAATCGGTTTTATGTGTGCATGTGTATGCCTCATGTACTCTCCGTCCATTAACGCGCAGATTGTTCATCTTCACGACATCGGCGGGGACTATGAATGGCTCAATTACAAAGTTGTGGATGGTGCTCAGCTTTATATGCTCGTTTTCAAGCCCGTGGATCATAAATCCACTGACCGGAGTCCGGCGATCGTATTCATACACGGCGGAGGATTTGTCGGCGGGCATCCCTCGTTCTTTTTCCCGCACTGCCAGTATTTCACCTCACGGGGTATGGTCGCTTTCACAATCAATTACCGGCTAATCACCAAAAAAGGTCCCGAAGGAATCGACGCTGTCGGCAGCTGTGTGGCTGACTGCAAATCGGCCGTCCGTTACATACGCGCCAACGCCGAAAAATTCGGTATCGACTCCGACCGTATTGCGGTGGCCGGTGATTCCGCAGGCGGGCATCTTGCCGCGGCCCTCGGAACGATGAAGGATTTCGAAAATCCCGGCGAGGACACAAAGATCAGCGCCATGGCGAACGCCATGATACTGTATAACCCGGCTGTGGATATGAATATACCCGCATTCAAAAATGTCTTTACCCTTTCAGAAGTAAATGATGATATCAGGGCACGGTATGCCCGTTACTCGCCCATCACCTATGTCGCGAAAGGACAGCCGCCCGCTCTGCTCATGCATGGCATCGATGACACGAACGTCCCCATTGAATCGGCGTATCGCTTTGCCGAGGCGATGAAAAAAGCGGGTAACCGCTGTGACATGGTTGCCCTTGAAAATACGAAGCATGCGTTTGTAATCGTCGGGATAGGCACGGAAGCGACGATTGTCAACGCCCTGCAGGTGACCGACCGTTTTCTCGCTTCGCTTGGGTATCTGAGTTGCGAACCGACGATTGAAATGGGCGGAAGAAAATGA